Within Schumannella luteola, the genomic segment CTGCGCCACGACACCTCGACGACCCCGCTGCCCGAGCCCCTCGAGTCGACCGGCCCGCGCCGCGAAGCCGACGCCGCGGCCGTTCGCCCGGCCGGTGAAGCGGCGGGCGCGAGTTCGAGCGCGCCCTCCGCCGAGGCGGGCGCGTGAGCGTTCTGTATCTGGTCGCGCTGGCGATCTCGCTCACCGGGATGGTCGTGCTCGACCGACGGTTCCGGCTGTTCTTCTGGCGGGATGCGCGTCGGGCGGCGATCGTGCTGCCGGTCGGGATCCTGCTCTTCCTGGTCTGGGACCTGTTCGGCATCGGACTCGGCATCTTCTTCCGCGGCGAGACCGTCTTCATGACCGGCCTGCAGCTCGCCCCCGAGCTCCCGGTCGAGGAGCTCTTCTTCCTGACGCTGCTCTGCTACCTCACGATGAACGTGTACGGCGCCGCGAGCTCCCTGCTCGACGCCCGAGCTAGCCGCACCTCCGCCTCGCATTCCGCCACCGGCATGGATGTGGTGTCGACGCCCGACAAGGGGAGCGCCCGATGACCTATTGGGCCCTCAACGCGTTCTTCCTCGGCGCGATCCTCATCGTCGTGATCGCCGCCGCGCTGGCCCGGCGCACCCCGCGCTGGCGCGCCGCGGCGCTCACGGCTTTCGTGCTGCTCGTCATGACCGCCATCTTCGACAACGTGATGATCGCCGTCGGACTGGTCGGTTACGACCCGGCGCGCATCAGCGGCGCGAAGCTCGGCATCGCCCCGCTCGAGGACTTCTCCTACGCGATCGCCGCGATCGTCCTCCTCCCCGTGCTCTGGCACCTCCTCCCCCGTCGA encodes:
- a CDS encoding lycopene cyclase domain-containing protein — translated: MSVLYLVALAISLTGMVVLDRRFRLFFWRDARRAAIVLPVGILLFLVWDLFGIGLGIFFRGETVFMTGLQLAPELPVEELFFLTLLCYLTMNVYGAASSLLDARASRTSASHSATGMDVVSTPDKGSAR
- a CDS encoding lycopene cyclase domain-containing protein, with amino-acid sequence MTYWALNAFFLGAILIVVIAAALARRTPRWRAAALTAFVLLVMTAIFDNVMIAVGLVGYDPARISGAKLGIAPLEDFSYAIAAIVLLPVLWHLLPRRTSRSASDSVRGRSGPVMAPKPSEDGASATPQQKKTGEGES